One genomic segment of Styela clava chromosome 3, kaStyClav1.hap1.2, whole genome shotgun sequence includes these proteins:
- the LOC120342339 gene encoding uncharacterized protein LOC120342339 isoform X2, translating to MEVMDELHTNGQINKVDGNVDNGDASLQVDDTFISPYNSPSRENFQYNATAAHDFFTNSSEGIVDEYFNQMQMKSVENSGKNITNFESDILKELQDVAQSDNLIQCDGNSTECKNKESVIENGFDGSIQAFPDSNSIGEKSQDFDKKNDTATGDMNLEQTNHVDSDSHTPSDTNNAEASPTETEKEKIIADMLASAQESTPNKELSHNEMVSISKKMEEEFRSMVIEEQQKKKLLIEGASYSSKTEYSNNHIATGKISSEAKTKQSSSTDEAVPKQNKPTPRSSLPRRIPTPQSKSSTPGRPGSAKAATTTTAITNKRHNTTQSNRLNTASPVKQNNTARSTPTTTRITPKGTSTTPKPSSAGEKRAPLQPTTLRTNTPTRKPTQSKNHPSLSTTPLKPALRSPRSAPVRSPASITPRTPRTPSSQSSDGGRPRPRMPDTKNVKSKIGSMENTKHTPGGGKVKIEHKKVDYSKVTSKVGSKSNIHHTPTGGKIKIENKKLDYKNVGSKCGSLSNTSHTPGGGKVKIENKKLDFSNVGSKCGSLSNTTHTPGGGKVKIEHKKLDLSHVSSKCGTFNNLTHTPGGGKVKVESKKLDFSNVTSKCGSKDNMKHTAQGGNVKIHHEKIDTSKVQSKVGSKDNLTHTPGGGKVKIVSKTLDLTNVKSKCGSLDNADHIAGGGDVQIFDEKPLFKDTAKSKVGSLENADHIAGGGDVKIYDEKLNFNETAAPKTATGFNGTGSIGSSGSISST from the exons ATGGAAGTCATGGATGAATTACATACTAACGGCCAAATCAACAAAGTTGATGGCAATGTAGATAATGGAGATGCATCGTTGCAGGTTGATGACACTTTTATCTCTCCGTACAATTCACCCAGTCGAGAAAACTTCCAATATAATGCAACTGCTGCACATGACTTCTTTACAAATTCATCAGAAGGAATAGTCGATgaatatttcaatcaaatgCAAATGAAATCTGTTGAAAATAGTGGAAAAAATATCACCAATTTTGAAAGTGATATTTTGAAAGAGCTTCAAGATGTAGCACAATCTGATAACCTTATCCAATGTGATGGAAATTCAACAGAATGTAAAAACAAAGAATCTGTTATTGAAAATGGATTTGATG GTTCAATTCAGGCTTTTCCGGATTCAAATTCGATAGGAGAAAAAAGCCAG GATTTTGATAAGAAAAATGATACTGCAACTGGAGATATGAATTTGGAACAGACTAATCATGTTGATTCTGATTCCCACACACCATCGGACACAAATAATGCTGAAGCCAGTCCAACTGAAACTGAAAAAGAGAAAATCATTGCTGATATGTTGGCATCGGCTCAGGAAAGTACACCAAATAAG GAATTATCGCACAATGAAATGGTGTCCATATCCAAGAAGATGGAAGAAGAATTTCGATCAATGGTTATAGAAGAAcaacaaaaaaagaaattattaaTAGAAGGGGCTTCTTATTCATCAAAAACTG aatattcaaataatcataTTGCAACTGGAAAGATTTCATCAGAAGCAAAAACAAAG CAATCATCAAGCACAGACGAAGCTGTACCGAAGCAAAACAAACCAACACCGAGAAGTTCTTTGCCTAGAAGGATTCCAACTCCACAATCAAAATCATCAACTCCAGGTCGACCTGGTTCTGCCAAAGCTGCCACCACCACTACTGCCATCACAAATAAACGACACAATACTACTCAGTCCAACAGATTGAATACTGCATCGCCTGTGAAGCAAAACAACACTGCCAGAAGCACTCCAACTACAACCAGAATTACCCCAAAG GGTACAAGCACCACACCAAAGCCTTCTTCGGCAGGGGAGAAGCGTGCCCCACTTCAGCCAACTACCTTGCGTACTAACACTCCAACACGTAAACCAACACAATCTAAAAATCATCCTTCACTCAGCACTACTCCATTGAAG CCAGCACTAAGATCTCCAAGATCTGCACCTGTTAGAAGCCCAGCATCTATTACACCCAGAACACCTAGGACTCCTAGCTCACAG TCATCAGACGGTGGCAGACCTCGTCCAAGAATGCCCGACACAAAGAATGTAAAAAGTAAGATCGGTTCAATGGAAAATACTAAACACACTCCTGGTGGGGGAAAG gtgaaaaTTGAACACAAGAAAGTTGATTACAGTAAAGTAACATCCAAAGTTGGTTCCAAATCCAATATTCATCACACACCAACTGGGGGAAAG ATCAAAATTGAGAATAAGAAGTTGGATTACAAGAATGTTGGATCCAAATGTGGATCATTGTCGAATACATCACATACTCCTGGTGGAGGAAAG gtaaaaattgaaaacaagaaACTGGATTTCAGCAATGTTGGATCAAAATGTGGATCCTTGTCTAACACAACTCATACACCTGGTGGAGGAAAG GTGAAAATTGAGCACAAGAAATTGGACTTGAGCCATGTCAGTTCCAAATGTGGTACCTTCAACAACTTAACTCATACTCCTGGAGGTGGAAAG GTCAAAGTTGAAAGCAAGAAATTAGACTTCAGTAATGTCACATCTAAATGTGGATCAAAAGACAACATGAAACATACAGCACAAGGTGGAAAT GTCAAAATACATCATGAAAAAATTGACACCAGCAAGGTGCAGTCGAAAGTTGGAAGCAAGGACAATCTAACACACACACCTGGCGGAGGAAAG gttAAAATTGTCAGCAAGACGCTCGATTTGACAAACGTTAAATCAAAATGTGGTTCGTTAGATAATGCGGATCATATTGCTGGTGGAGGAGATGTACAAATCTTTGATGAAAAACCTCTGTTCAAAGATACTGCAAAATCAAAG GTGGGATCATTGGAGAATGCTGATCATATAGCAGGTGGAGGTGATGTGAAGATATACGATGAAAAACTAAACTTCAATGAAACAGCTGCACCAAAAACTGCTACTGGTTTCAATGGCACAGGAAGCATTGGAT CTTCTGGATCGATTTCGTCAACATAA
- the LOC120342339 gene encoding uncharacterized protein LOC120342339 isoform X1 gives MEVMDELHTNGQINKVDGNVDNGDASLQVDDTFISPYNSPSRENFQYNATAAHDFFTNSSEGIVDEYFNQMQMKSVENSGKNITNFESDILKELQDVAQSDNLIQCDGNSTECKNKESVIENGFDGSIQAFPDSNSIGEKSQDFDKKNDTATGDMNLEQTNHVDSDSHTPSDTNNAEASPTETEKEKIIADMLASAQESTPNKELSHNEMVSISKKMEEEFRSMVIEEQQKKKLLIEGASYSSKTEYSNNHIATGKISSEAKTKQSSSTDEAVPKQNKPTPRSSLPRRIPTPQSKSSTPGRPGSAKAATTTTAITNKRHNTTQSNRLNTASPVKQNNTARSTPTTTRITPKGTSTTPKPSSAGEKRAPLQPTTLRTNTPTRKPTQSKNHPSLSTTPLKPALRSPRSAPVRSPASITPRTPRTPSSQSSDGGRPRPRMPDTKNVKSKIGSMENTKHTPGGGKVKIEHKKVDYSKVTSKVGSKSNIHHTPTGGKIKIENKKLDYKNVGSKCGSLSNTSHTPGGGKVKIENKKLDFSNVGSKCGSLSNTTHTPGGGKVKIEHKKLDLSHVSSKCGTFNNLTHTPGGGKVKVESKKLDFSNVTSKCGSKDNMKHTAQGGNVKIFNKKSKFDNVSGRVGSLHNVNHTPGGGKVKIHHEKIDTSKVQSKVGSKDNLTHTPGGGKVKIVSKTLDLTNVKSKCGSLDNADHIAGGGDVQIFDEKPLFKDTAKSKVGSLENADHIAGGGDVKIYDEKLNFNETAAPKTATGFNGTGSIGSSGSISST, from the exons ATGGAAGTCATGGATGAATTACATACTAACGGCCAAATCAACAAAGTTGATGGCAATGTAGATAATGGAGATGCATCGTTGCAGGTTGATGACACTTTTATCTCTCCGTACAATTCACCCAGTCGAGAAAACTTCCAATATAATGCAACTGCTGCACATGACTTCTTTACAAATTCATCAGAAGGAATAGTCGATgaatatttcaatcaaatgCAAATGAAATCTGTTGAAAATAGTGGAAAAAATATCACCAATTTTGAAAGTGATATTTTGAAAGAGCTTCAAGATGTAGCACAATCTGATAACCTTATCCAATGTGATGGAAATTCAACAGAATGTAAAAACAAAGAATCTGTTATTGAAAATGGATTTGATG GTTCAATTCAGGCTTTTCCGGATTCAAATTCGATAGGAGAAAAAAGCCAG GATTTTGATAAGAAAAATGATACTGCAACTGGAGATATGAATTTGGAACAGACTAATCATGTTGATTCTGATTCCCACACACCATCGGACACAAATAATGCTGAAGCCAGTCCAACTGAAACTGAAAAAGAGAAAATCATTGCTGATATGTTGGCATCGGCTCAGGAAAGTACACCAAATAAG GAATTATCGCACAATGAAATGGTGTCCATATCCAAGAAGATGGAAGAAGAATTTCGATCAATGGTTATAGAAGAAcaacaaaaaaagaaattattaaTAGAAGGGGCTTCTTATTCATCAAAAACTG aatattcaaataatcataTTGCAACTGGAAAGATTTCATCAGAAGCAAAAACAAAG CAATCATCAAGCACAGACGAAGCTGTACCGAAGCAAAACAAACCAACACCGAGAAGTTCTTTGCCTAGAAGGATTCCAACTCCACAATCAAAATCATCAACTCCAGGTCGACCTGGTTCTGCCAAAGCTGCCACCACCACTACTGCCATCACAAATAAACGACACAATACTACTCAGTCCAACAGATTGAATACTGCATCGCCTGTGAAGCAAAACAACACTGCCAGAAGCACTCCAACTACAACCAGAATTACCCCAAAG GGTACAAGCACCACACCAAAGCCTTCTTCGGCAGGGGAGAAGCGTGCCCCACTTCAGCCAACTACCTTGCGTACTAACACTCCAACACGTAAACCAACACAATCTAAAAATCATCCTTCACTCAGCACTACTCCATTGAAG CCAGCACTAAGATCTCCAAGATCTGCACCTGTTAGAAGCCCAGCATCTATTACACCCAGAACACCTAGGACTCCTAGCTCACAG TCATCAGACGGTGGCAGACCTCGTCCAAGAATGCCCGACACAAAGAATGTAAAAAGTAAGATCGGTTCAATGGAAAATACTAAACACACTCCTGGTGGGGGAAAG gtgaaaaTTGAACACAAGAAAGTTGATTACAGTAAAGTAACATCCAAAGTTGGTTCCAAATCCAATATTCATCACACACCAACTGGGGGAAAG ATCAAAATTGAGAATAAGAAGTTGGATTACAAGAATGTTGGATCCAAATGTGGATCATTGTCGAATACATCACATACTCCTGGTGGAGGAAAG gtaaaaattgaaaacaagaaACTGGATTTCAGCAATGTTGGATCAAAATGTGGATCCTTGTCTAACACAACTCATACACCTGGTGGAGGAAAG GTGAAAATTGAGCACAAGAAATTGGACTTGAGCCATGTCAGTTCCAAATGTGGTACCTTCAACAACTTAACTCATACTCCTGGAGGTGGAAAG GTCAAAGTTGAAAGCAAGAAATTAGACTTCAGTAATGTCACATCTAAATGTGGATCAAAAGACAACATGAAACATACAGCACAAGGTGGAAAT GTGAAGAtattcaacaaaaaatcaaagttTGACAACGTTTCTGGAAGAGTTGGAAGTCTTCATAATGTTAACCACACTCCTGGTGGTGGGAAG GTCAAAATACATCATGAAAAAATTGACACCAGCAAGGTGCAGTCGAAAGTTGGAAGCAAGGACAATCTAACACACACACCTGGCGGAGGAAAG gttAAAATTGTCAGCAAGACGCTCGATTTGACAAACGTTAAATCAAAATGTGGTTCGTTAGATAATGCGGATCATATTGCTGGTGGAGGAGATGTACAAATCTTTGATGAAAAACCTCTGTTCAAAGATACTGCAAAATCAAAG GTGGGATCATTGGAGAATGCTGATCATATAGCAGGTGGAGGTGATGTGAAGATATACGATGAAAAACTAAACTTCAATGAAACAGCTGCACCAAAAACTGCTACTGGTTTCAATGGCACAGGAAGCATTGGAT CTTCTGGATCGATTTCGTCAACATAA
- the LOC120342689 gene encoding alpha-1,2-mannosyltransferase ALG9-like, with the protein MKVKPNIYVKTAPQEDESNPPSADKNPYRKARRTTEIWLPEASTAFKFFMSANLASALLSNISDCDETFNYWEPLHYLMYGNGFQTWEYSPAYAIRSWSYIRLHSILTWAHLNLFNSNKLLVFYFIRAMLALFCSLSEVHFYKGVALMFGGNVARMLLVFLTFGSGMFISAVAFLPSSFCMYMTFLTFGSWMQGQLHFAVLSVAAGAIIGWPFSAALGIPLAIDILLRRRSYFQFAKWCFVALVTMLLPCMAIDSYYYGKPVIASLNIVHYNVFTQHGPDIYGVQPLSYYLLNGFLNFNLAFILAILSGGIVFISELLIMLKIKGYKPAYIIFLLFLTPMYIWVMIFFSQPHKEERFLFPIYPLICLSASIAVATVQKLYCVFKLHDYLDSRWMSLSTLGIYIILSLSRSIALFQAYHAPLEVYPSLMMVSENRNYEHPNMRVCVGKEWYRYPSSFFLPANFSMEFIQSDFRAQLPSHFVGLPPEGSRHIPTDMNDANLEETSRYVDSESCHFLVDLSISKYSINEPNYALHSKNWKLLKSVAFLDVSQSHNKIFRAFYIPYIFETRNQFGNYVLLQSKKNKLPEK; encoded by the coding sequence ATGAAGGTCAAACCAAATATTTATGTAAAAACTGCTCCTCAAGAAGATGAAAGTAATCCACCAAGTGCTGACAAGAATCCATATAGAAAAGCGCGCCGGACGACAGAAATTTGGCTACCAGAAGCAAGTACTGCATTCAAGTTTTTCATGTCTGCAAATCTTGCCTCCGCTCTTTTGAGTAATATATCTGACTGTGATGAGACTTTCAACTATTGGGAACCTTTGCATTACCTTATGTACGGAAACGGTTTTCAAACTTGGGAATATTCACCAGCTTATGCAATACGATCATGGTCTTATATTAGACTGCATTCTATTCTGACTTGGGCCCACTTGAACTTGTTCAATTCAAACAAGTtgcttgtgttttattttattcgggCTATGCTAGCACTGTTTTGCTCTTTATCAGAGGTACATTTTTACAAAGGTGTTGCATTAATGTTTGGGGGTAATGTTGCTCGCATGCTCTTGGTATTTCTTACCTTTGGTTCTGGTATGTTTATATCTGCTGTTGCATTTTTGCCGAGCAGTTTTTGTATGTATATGACATTTCTAACATTTGGTTCATGGATGCAGGGGCAGTTACACTTTGCTGTTCTATCTGTGGCAGCTGGTGCTATAATAGGTTGGCCTTTCTCAGCTGCATTAGGAATTCCACTTGCGATAGATATTCTTCTGCGAAGGCGTAGTTATTTTCAGTTCGCAAAATGGTGCTTTGTTGCTTTAGTGACTATGCTGCTACCTTGTATGGCAATAGATTCTTATTATTATGGAAAACCTGTTATAGCTTCTTTGAATATTGTTCATTATAATGTATTTACACAACATGGACCAGATATTTATGGGGTACAGCCATTGTCATACTATTTACTAAATGGGTTTCTCAATTTTAATTTGGCTTTCATATTAGCCATATTAAGTGGTggcattgtttttatttctgaacTGTTGATCATGTTGAAAATCAAGGGGTACAAGCCGgcatatattatttttctattgtttttGACCCCAATGTATATTTGGGTCATGATTTTTTTCAGTCAGCCACATAAAGAAGAAAGATTTCTTTTCCCAATTTATCCTTTGATTTGTCTGTCCGCATCAATTGCAGTAGCTACtgttcaaaaattatattgcgtatttaaactgcatgactatctagattctagatgGATGTCCCTGTCAACACTAGGAATTTACATCATATTATCGCTCTCGCGATCAATAGCATTATTCCAAGCTTATCATGCACCTTTGGAAGTATATCCGAGTTTAATGATGGTTTCTGAAAATCGAAATTATGAGCATCCAAATATGCGCGTCTGTGTTGGGAAGGAGTGGTATCGTTATCCATCAAGCTTTTTTCTGCCTGCTAATTTTAGTATGGAATTTATCCAATCCGATTTTCGAGCTCAACTGCCCAGTCACTTTGTTGGCTTGCCTCCGGAGGGTTCAAGGCATATTCCGACTGATATGAATGATGCAAATCTGGAGGAAACTTCTAGATATGTTGACAGCGAGTCTTGTCACTTTCTTGTTGATTTGTCAATTTCAAAATACTCAATTAATGAACCAAATTATGCACTGCATTCCAAAAATTGGAAACTTCTGAAATCTGTAGCTTTTCTTGATGTTTCACAGTcgcataataaaatatttagagcTTTTTATATTCCTTATATTTTTGAGACCAGAAACCAATTTGGAAATTATGTTTTGCTTCAATCAAAGAAAAACAAGTTGCCAGAAAAGTGA
- the LOC120342339 gene encoding uncharacterized protein LOC120342339 isoform X4, which produces MEVMDELHTNGQINKVDGNVDNGDASLQVDDTFISPYNSPSRENFQYNATAAHDFFTNSSEGIVDEYFNQMQMKSVENSGKNITNFESDILKELQDVAQSDNLIQCDGNSTECKNKESVIENGFDGSIQAFPDSNSIGEKSQDFDKKNDTATGDMNLEQTNHVDSDSHTPSDTNNAEASPTETEKEKIIADMLASAQESTPNKELSHNEMVSISKKMEEEFRSMVIEEQQKKKLLIEGASYSSKTEYSNNHIATGKISSEAKTKQSSSTDEAVPKQNKPTPRSSLPRRIPTPQSKSSTPGRPGSAKAATTTTAITNKRHNTTQSNRLNTASPVKQNNTARSTPTTTRITPKGTSTTPKPSSAGEKRAPLQPTTLRTNTPTRKPTQSKNHPSLSTTPLKPALRSPRSAPVRSPASITPRTPRTPSSQSSDGGRPRPRMPDTKNVKSKIGSMENTKHTPGGGKVKIEHKKVDYSKVTSKVGSKSNIHHTPTGGKIKIENKKLDYKNVGSKCGSLSNTSHTPGGGKVKIENKKLDFSNVGSKCGSLSNTTHTPGGGKVKVESKKLDFSNVTSKCGSKDNMKHTAQGGNVKIHHEKIDTSKVQSKVGSKDNLTHTPGGGKVKIVSKTLDLTNVKSKCGSLDNADHIAGGGDVQIFDEKPLFKDTAKSKVGSLENADHIAGGGDVKIYDEKLNFNETAAPKTATGFNGTGSIGSSGSISST; this is translated from the exons ATGGAAGTCATGGATGAATTACATACTAACGGCCAAATCAACAAAGTTGATGGCAATGTAGATAATGGAGATGCATCGTTGCAGGTTGATGACACTTTTATCTCTCCGTACAATTCACCCAGTCGAGAAAACTTCCAATATAATGCAACTGCTGCACATGACTTCTTTACAAATTCATCAGAAGGAATAGTCGATgaatatttcaatcaaatgCAAATGAAATCTGTTGAAAATAGTGGAAAAAATATCACCAATTTTGAAAGTGATATTTTGAAAGAGCTTCAAGATGTAGCACAATCTGATAACCTTATCCAATGTGATGGAAATTCAACAGAATGTAAAAACAAAGAATCTGTTATTGAAAATGGATTTGATG GTTCAATTCAGGCTTTTCCGGATTCAAATTCGATAGGAGAAAAAAGCCAG GATTTTGATAAGAAAAATGATACTGCAACTGGAGATATGAATTTGGAACAGACTAATCATGTTGATTCTGATTCCCACACACCATCGGACACAAATAATGCTGAAGCCAGTCCAACTGAAACTGAAAAAGAGAAAATCATTGCTGATATGTTGGCATCGGCTCAGGAAAGTACACCAAATAAG GAATTATCGCACAATGAAATGGTGTCCATATCCAAGAAGATGGAAGAAGAATTTCGATCAATGGTTATAGAAGAAcaacaaaaaaagaaattattaaTAGAAGGGGCTTCTTATTCATCAAAAACTG aatattcaaataatcataTTGCAACTGGAAAGATTTCATCAGAAGCAAAAACAAAG CAATCATCAAGCACAGACGAAGCTGTACCGAAGCAAAACAAACCAACACCGAGAAGTTCTTTGCCTAGAAGGATTCCAACTCCACAATCAAAATCATCAACTCCAGGTCGACCTGGTTCTGCCAAAGCTGCCACCACCACTACTGCCATCACAAATAAACGACACAATACTACTCAGTCCAACAGATTGAATACTGCATCGCCTGTGAAGCAAAACAACACTGCCAGAAGCACTCCAACTACAACCAGAATTACCCCAAAG GGTACAAGCACCACACCAAAGCCTTCTTCGGCAGGGGAGAAGCGTGCCCCACTTCAGCCAACTACCTTGCGTACTAACACTCCAACACGTAAACCAACACAATCTAAAAATCATCCTTCACTCAGCACTACTCCATTGAAG CCAGCACTAAGATCTCCAAGATCTGCACCTGTTAGAAGCCCAGCATCTATTACACCCAGAACACCTAGGACTCCTAGCTCACAG TCATCAGACGGTGGCAGACCTCGTCCAAGAATGCCCGACACAAAGAATGTAAAAAGTAAGATCGGTTCAATGGAAAATACTAAACACACTCCTGGTGGGGGAAAG gtgaaaaTTGAACACAAGAAAGTTGATTACAGTAAAGTAACATCCAAAGTTGGTTCCAAATCCAATATTCATCACACACCAACTGGGGGAAAG ATCAAAATTGAGAATAAGAAGTTGGATTACAAGAATGTTGGATCCAAATGTGGATCATTGTCGAATACATCACATACTCCTGGTGGAGGAAAG gtaaaaattgaaaacaagaaACTGGATTTCAGCAATGTTGGATCAAAATGTGGATCCTTGTCTAACACAACTCATACACCTGGTGGAGGAAAG GTCAAAGTTGAAAGCAAGAAATTAGACTTCAGTAATGTCACATCTAAATGTGGATCAAAAGACAACATGAAACATACAGCACAAGGTGGAAAT GTCAAAATACATCATGAAAAAATTGACACCAGCAAGGTGCAGTCGAAAGTTGGAAGCAAGGACAATCTAACACACACACCTGGCGGAGGAAAG gttAAAATTGTCAGCAAGACGCTCGATTTGACAAACGTTAAATCAAAATGTGGTTCGTTAGATAATGCGGATCATATTGCTGGTGGAGGAGATGTACAAATCTTTGATGAAAAACCTCTGTTCAAAGATACTGCAAAATCAAAG GTGGGATCATTGGAGAATGCTGATCATATAGCAGGTGGAGGTGATGTGAAGATATACGATGAAAAACTAAACTTCAATGAAACAGCTGCACCAAAAACTGCTACTGGTTTCAATGGCACAGGAAGCATTGGAT CTTCTGGATCGATTTCGTCAACATAA
- the LOC120342339 gene encoding uncharacterized protein LOC120342339 isoform X3, with product MEVMDELHTNGQINKVDGNVDNGDASLQVDDTFISPYNSPSRENFQYNATAAHDFFTNSSEGIVDEYFNQMQMKSVENSGKNITNFESDILKELQDVAQSDNLIQCDGNSTECKNKESVIENGFDGSIQAFPDSNSIGEKSQDFDKKNDTATGDMNLEQTNHVDSDSHTPSDTNNAEASPTETEKEKIIADMLASAQESTPNKELSHNEMVSISKKMEEEFRSMVIEEQQKKKLLIEGASYSSKTEYSNNHIATGKISSEAKTKQSSSTDEAVPKQNKPTPRSSLPRRIPTPQSKSSTPGRPGSAKAATTTTAITNKRHNTTQSNRLNTASPVKQNNTARSTPTTTRITPKGTSTTPKPSSAGEKRAPLQPTTLRTNTPTRKPTQSKNHPSLSTTPLKPALRSPRSAPVRSPASITPRTPRTPSSQSSDGGRPRPRMPDTKNVKSKIGSMENTKHTPGGGKVKIEHKKVDYSKVTSKVGSKSNIHHTPTGGKIKIENKKLDYKNVGSKCGSLSNTSHTPGGGKVKIENKKLDFSNVGSKCGSLSNTTHTPGGGKVKVESKKLDFSNVTSKCGSKDNMKHTAQGGNVKIFNKKSKFDNVSGRVGSLHNVNHTPGGGKVKIHHEKIDTSKVQSKVGSKDNLTHTPGGGKVKIVSKTLDLTNVKSKCGSLDNADHIAGGGDVQIFDEKPLFKDTAKSKVGSLENADHIAGGGDVKIYDEKLNFNETAAPKTATGFNGTGSIGSSGSISST from the exons ATGGAAGTCATGGATGAATTACATACTAACGGCCAAATCAACAAAGTTGATGGCAATGTAGATAATGGAGATGCATCGTTGCAGGTTGATGACACTTTTATCTCTCCGTACAATTCACCCAGTCGAGAAAACTTCCAATATAATGCAACTGCTGCACATGACTTCTTTACAAATTCATCAGAAGGAATAGTCGATgaatatttcaatcaaatgCAAATGAAATCTGTTGAAAATAGTGGAAAAAATATCACCAATTTTGAAAGTGATATTTTGAAAGAGCTTCAAGATGTAGCACAATCTGATAACCTTATCCAATGTGATGGAAATTCAACAGAATGTAAAAACAAAGAATCTGTTATTGAAAATGGATTTGATG GTTCAATTCAGGCTTTTCCGGATTCAAATTCGATAGGAGAAAAAAGCCAG GATTTTGATAAGAAAAATGATACTGCAACTGGAGATATGAATTTGGAACAGACTAATCATGTTGATTCTGATTCCCACACACCATCGGACACAAATAATGCTGAAGCCAGTCCAACTGAAACTGAAAAAGAGAAAATCATTGCTGATATGTTGGCATCGGCTCAGGAAAGTACACCAAATAAG GAATTATCGCACAATGAAATGGTGTCCATATCCAAGAAGATGGAAGAAGAATTTCGATCAATGGTTATAGAAGAAcaacaaaaaaagaaattattaaTAGAAGGGGCTTCTTATTCATCAAAAACTG aatattcaaataatcataTTGCAACTGGAAAGATTTCATCAGAAGCAAAAACAAAG CAATCATCAAGCACAGACGAAGCTGTACCGAAGCAAAACAAACCAACACCGAGAAGTTCTTTGCCTAGAAGGATTCCAACTCCACAATCAAAATCATCAACTCCAGGTCGACCTGGTTCTGCCAAAGCTGCCACCACCACTACTGCCATCACAAATAAACGACACAATACTACTCAGTCCAACAGATTGAATACTGCATCGCCTGTGAAGCAAAACAACACTGCCAGAAGCACTCCAACTACAACCAGAATTACCCCAAAG GGTACAAGCACCACACCAAAGCCTTCTTCGGCAGGGGAGAAGCGTGCCCCACTTCAGCCAACTACCTTGCGTACTAACACTCCAACACGTAAACCAACACAATCTAAAAATCATCCTTCACTCAGCACTACTCCATTGAAG CCAGCACTAAGATCTCCAAGATCTGCACCTGTTAGAAGCCCAGCATCTATTACACCCAGAACACCTAGGACTCCTAGCTCACAG TCATCAGACGGTGGCAGACCTCGTCCAAGAATGCCCGACACAAAGAATGTAAAAAGTAAGATCGGTTCAATGGAAAATACTAAACACACTCCTGGTGGGGGAAAG gtgaaaaTTGAACACAAGAAAGTTGATTACAGTAAAGTAACATCCAAAGTTGGTTCCAAATCCAATATTCATCACACACCAACTGGGGGAAAG ATCAAAATTGAGAATAAGAAGTTGGATTACAAGAATGTTGGATCCAAATGTGGATCATTGTCGAATACATCACATACTCCTGGTGGAGGAAAG gtaaaaattgaaaacaagaaACTGGATTTCAGCAATGTTGGATCAAAATGTGGATCCTTGTCTAACACAACTCATACACCTGGTGGAGGAAAG GTCAAAGTTGAAAGCAAGAAATTAGACTTCAGTAATGTCACATCTAAATGTGGATCAAAAGACAACATGAAACATACAGCACAAGGTGGAAAT GTGAAGAtattcaacaaaaaatcaaagttTGACAACGTTTCTGGAAGAGTTGGAAGTCTTCATAATGTTAACCACACTCCTGGTGGTGGGAAG GTCAAAATACATCATGAAAAAATTGACACCAGCAAGGTGCAGTCGAAAGTTGGAAGCAAGGACAATCTAACACACACACCTGGCGGAGGAAAG gttAAAATTGTCAGCAAGACGCTCGATTTGACAAACGTTAAATCAAAATGTGGTTCGTTAGATAATGCGGATCATATTGCTGGTGGAGGAGATGTACAAATCTTTGATGAAAAACCTCTGTTCAAAGATACTGCAAAATCAAAG GTGGGATCATTGGAGAATGCTGATCATATAGCAGGTGGAGGTGATGTGAAGATATACGATGAAAAACTAAACTTCAATGAAACAGCTGCACCAAAAACTGCTACTGGTTTCAATGGCACAGGAAGCATTGGAT CTTCTGGATCGATTTCGTCAACATAA